The Candidatus Eisenbacteria bacterium genomic interval TGCCTTATGAAACGCTCTGCATTTCGTAAAGTTATTTCTGGGACGGCACACTAGCGGCTTGCAAGGTCTGGGTCAATGGAAGATGTGCCGTGCTGCTCGCAGTCAGTGTTGAGGGAGAGCTGATCGCGAACCAACGAACGCAGAGAAACATATCGCTCACAGGTATTAGATGAATAATTCGGGAATGGGGCACGTTTTGACCACCCGCATAGGTTTCTTCGCTTTCGGATTGAAGTTTTTCACTTGACATACTCAAGACTTTGAGTAAAAATACTCAAGACTCTGAGTAATTCGCCGATGGGAGTAACGACATGTTCAAGAGACCAATGTTCAAGACGCTTCTGGGACGACTCAAAGAGCCACGTCACTTCATGCAGGTTCTACTGGGTCCGAGGCAGACGGGGAAGACCACCCTTGCCCGGCAAGCAATGGAATCACTTGATTCTCCGACTCACTATGCATTTGCAGATGAGCCCACCCTGCGCGACAGAAGCTGGATCGAGCAACAATGGGAACTGGGCCGACTGCTCACCAGAGGGACACGCAAACCGGGTGTAGCGCTTCTCGTACTTGATGAGATCCAGAAGGTTCCTGGATGGTCGAGCGTGGTGAAGCTCTTGTGGGACGAAGACTCTGCAAGGAAGCTTCCCCTGAAAGTGGTTCTGCTTGGCTCCTCTCCCCTGCTCGTTCAGAAGGGACTGACTGAGAGTCTGGCTGGCCGATTTGAGATCATTCCAGTCACACACTGGTCTTTTCCGGAAATGAAGCAAGCGTTCGATTGGACGATCGAGCAGTTCGTCTATTTCGGCGGATATCCTGGAGCCGCACAACTGGTGGATGAGGAAGATCGATGGTCCCGTTACATCATTGACTCGCTGATAGAAACGACCCTGTCCCGCGACATTTTGCTCATGACAAGGGTAGACAAGCCTGCACTGTTGAGACGTTTGTTCCAGCTCGGTTGTGACTATTCAGGACAAGTTCTCTCTTATCAAAAGATGCTGGGTCAGTTGCAAGACGCGGGCAATACGACCACACTCGCCCACTATCTCGAGTTGTTGGCGGGCGCAGGCCTTCTTACTGGCATCCCCAAGTTTTCTGGTCGAAAGGTGAGACAGCGTGCCTCAAGTCCTAAGCTCCAAGTGTTGAACACTGCGCTCATAACAGCTCAGGCCTCGGTGTCTTTCAGAGATGCTCAGAAAGACCGGAACTTCTGGGGACGGCTGGTGGAGTCTGCAGTTGGCGCTCATCTTGTCAACTGCAGTGTTGGAAGTCGTACCGAAATTCTTTACTGGCGGGAGCGTGGGAAAGAAGTGGATTTTGTGGTACGTGAAGGCGCCAGGACATTAGCTCTTGAGGTTAAGAGTGGTCGTAGGAAGGTGGTGCTCCCGGGAATGGATGCCTTTTCCAGCGCTTTTCATCCAAGAAGGAAACTCTTGGTGGGGGGGCAGGGAATGCCTCTCGACGAGTTTCTGACTGCGTCGTTAGCTGACTTGGTGGCGTGACAGTGGCAGGCCAGCTAGACCCTACGCTTCGCCGCACTTGAAGAAGCCCGAGGAAGATGCGTGTTTGTGTTGTCGGGTTTCAAAACATTTGCTTGACAGATTATCCGACTTGTCCGATAATTCCTACGGAGGTGA includes:
- a CDS encoding ATP-binding protein — its product is MFKRPMFKTLLGRLKEPRHFMQVLLGPRQTGKTTLARQAMESLDSPTHYAFADEPTLRDRSWIEQQWELGRLLTRGTRKPGVALLVLDEIQKVPGWSSVVKLLWDEDSARKLPLKVVLLGSSPLLVQKGLTESLAGRFEIIPVTHWSFPEMKQAFDWTIEQFVYFGGYPGAAQLVDEEDRWSRYIIDSLIETTLSRDILLMTRVDKPALLRRLFQLGCDYSGQVLSYQKMLGQLQDAGNTTTLAHYLELLAGAGLLTGIPKFSGRKVRQRASSPKLQVLNTALITAQASVSFRDAQKDRNFWGRLVESAVGAHLVNCSVGSRTEILYWRERGKEVDFVVREGARTLALEVKSGRRKVVLPGMDAFSSAFHPRRKLLVGGQGMPLDEFLTASLADLVA